The following is a genomic window from Moorella sp. Hama-1.
AAAGGGCCGGCGCTTTTACGGTTGCCAGAATTACCCGAGGTGCACCTATGTATCCTGGGATAAACCGACCAATCAAACTTGCCCCCGCTGCGGTACCCGCCTGGTGGAAAAAACCACCCGCCAGGGCAGCCGCCTGATCTGCCCCAATAAGGAATGCGGCTACGCGGAAGAGGTCCGGCAGGCGAAGTGAACCCTATCTACGGAGGAGCCCCTCATGGGGGCAAATTCCACCAGCGAACGGGAGAAATGAGAGTTCGGTAAGCTTTAATCTGAAACTGGCGCAGCCAGTTTCTACGAGCCTCTCACATCTCACATCCCACATCTCACATCTCATTTCGGAGGAACAAAAAGAAGTTGCCTGACAAAGTGACCATTATCGGCGGCGGCCTGGCTGGCAGCGAGGCGGCCTGGCAGGCCGCCCGGCGGGGGGTTGCAGTCGAACTGTGGGAGATGCGGCCTGAGAAACTCACCCCCGCCCACAGCACCGGGTACCTGGCCGAACTCGTCTGCTCCAACTCCCTGCGGGCTGACTCCCTGGAAAACGCCGCCGGCCTGCTGAAAGCAGAGATGCGCCAGGCCGGTTCCTTGATTATGGCAGTAGCGGCCACCTGCCGCGTCCCGGCAGGTAAGGCCCTGGCCGTGGACCGGGAGGAATTCGCGGCCCGGGTGACGGCAGCTATAGAAAGTCACCCGGGAATTACCCTGGTCCGGGAAGAGATGCAGGTTATCCCCGGCGACGGCGTTGTTATTATCGCCACCGGGCCGTTGACTTCACCGGCCATGACCCGGGCCCTGCAGGAATTTGCCGGTGCCGAATACCTTTACTTTTACGACGCGGCAGCCCCCATTGTTACGGCGGAATCCCTGGACTACAGCCGCATTTTCCGGGCTTCCCGTTATGGCAGGGGAGAGGACTACCTCAACTGCCCCTTTAACCAGGAAGAATACGAGGCTTTTTACCAGGCCCTGGTGGCAGCTGAACGGCACGCCGGGCATGAGTTCGAAGCGGAAGTAGTCTTTGAGGGGTGTATGCCGGTGGAGGTCATGGCCGCCAGGGGAAAGGATACCCTGCGTTTCGGCCCCCTGCGTCCCGTGGGCTTAATTGATCCGGCAACGGGGCAGGAGCCTTATGCCGTGGTCCAGTTACGCCAGGATAATGCTGCCGGCACCCTGTATAACCTGGTGGGTTTCCAGACCAGCCTCAGGTGGGGGGAGCAAGAGCGGGTTTTTCGCCTGATACCCGGCCTCCAGGAGGCCGAATTTGTACGCTTCGGGGTAATGCACCGCAATACCTACATTAATTCACCCCTCCTGCTGCAACCAACCCTGCAATTAAAAGCCGAGCCCCGGATTTTCCTGGCCGGCCAGTTGACCGGGGTAGAGGGCTATATAGAATCGGCCGCCTGCGGCCTGGTAGCCGGGATTAATGCCGCCCGTTACGTCCGGGGAGAAGAACCCCTGGTCCCGTCAACCTTTACAGCCCACGGGGCCCTCCTGCATTACATTACCGATCCCACCCATACTCCTTTTCAACCCATGCATATCAATTACGGCCTTCTGCCCCCCCTGGAAAAGCGCATCAGGAATCGGGCCGAACGCAACCGCGACCTGGCCGACCGGGCTTTAAAAATTTGGGCCGGCAGCGGTGAATTTTCCGGCAATTAACTTGCACTTTAAAAGCGAATATGATAGCATATATGCCGTCCGGGGGTGAACTGAATGCCCGGGGATCCCTTTGCCGAGGCTCTGGAGGGGTTTATCACCTACCTGCAGGGCGAGAAACAGGCCTCACCGGCCACCATTGACGCCTACCGGGTGGATATTGAACAATTTGCCGCCTTTGTCACTAAGCGGTTGGACGCTAAAGCCGGCCCGGCAAAAGTGGATATCTGGCTGGTGCGGCGTTACCTGGGCTGGCTCAACCAGCTCGGCCGCCAGAGAGCGAGCATAAACCGCAAACTGGCTGCCCTGCGCGCCTTTTATCGTTTCCTGCTCCGGACGGAGCAGATTACAAGCAATCCCATAGTCCTGCTGAGTGGACTACGCAAGGAAAAAAAACTACCCCGCTACCTTGGCCATGGGGAGATCGATAAACTTTTAAGCATACCAGCAACTACTGCGTTAGGGTTAAGGGACCGGGCCATCCTGGAAACCCTTTACTCGTCGGGCATCAGGGTGGCCGAACTGGTAGGCCTGGACCAGGAAGATTTGGACCTGGAGGCCGGATACGCCCGGGTCCTGGGTAAAGGCCGGCGGGAAAGGATAGTACCCCTAGGCCGTTATGCCGTCAAAACCCTGCAGGATTACCTGCACCGGGGCCGGCCGCAGTTGGCCATTCGGCGTAATCCCCCGGAAGCTGAAGCCCTCTTTTTAAACCACCTGGGCGGGCGGCTGACAGTCCGGGGCGTCCGGGAACGCCTGCATCACTATGTAGAAAAAGCGGCCCTGACGGCAGGTATCTCCCCCCACACCCTTCGCCATACCTTTGCTACCCACCTCCTGGAGGGTGGGGCTGACCTCCGGGTGGTCCAGGAACTCCTGGGTCACGTCCGGCTGGCCACAACCCAGATTTACACCCACGTCAGCCAGGCCAGGTTACGGGAAGTTTACCAGCAGTTTCACCCGCGAGCTACTTGTACAAATCCCGACAGGGAGGGATGAGGGTGAATATAGAAGGTACCACCATTATTGCCGTCCGCCACCAAGGGCGAGTTGCCCTGGCCGGTGACGGCCAGGTGACCTTTGGTAATACCATTATGAAACATAAAGCCCGTAAGGTCCGGCGCCTTTACCAGGACCGGGTCCTGGCCGGGTTCGCCGGGAGTGTCGCCGATGCCTTTACCCTTTTCGAAAAGTTTGAGGCCAAGCTGGAAGCCTTTCACGGGAACTTGCAGCGGGCCGCCGTCGAGTTAGGGAAAGACTGGCGCACGGACCGGTTTCTGCGGCGCCTGGAAGCCATGCTGGTGGTAGCTGATAAAGAACACCTGCTGATTATTTCCGGCAGTGGCGAGATTGTCGAACCCGATGATGGTATCGCGGCCATTGGCTCCGGCGGGCCCTATGCCCTGGCGGCAGCCCGGGCTCTGGTAGCCCATACCAGCCTGGGTGCCGGGGAAATTGCCCGGGAAGCCATGAACATCGCCGCCGCCATCTGCATCTATACTAATAACAACATTATCGTCGAAGAGCTTTAATCCTGGGGAGGGAAGTTAGTTGGAGTTTACGCCCCGGCAGATCGTAGCAGAGCTGGATCGCTATATTATCGGCCAGGAAGAGGCCAAGAAATGCGTGGCTGTAGCCCTGCGCAATCGTTACCGCCGGCAAAAATTAAGCCCGGAGCTGCGGGATGAGGTTTTACCTAAAAATATCATCATGATTGGACCAACGGGCGTCGGCAAAACAGAGATTGCCCGCCGCCTGGCCAAAATGGTCGGAGCCCCCTTTTTAAAGGTCGAAGCCACCCGTTTCACTGAAGTGGGTTATGTAGGCCGCGATGTGGAATCAATGATTCGCGAACTGGTAGAAAATGCCGTCAGAATGGTTAAAATAGAGAAGCGGGCTGAAGTTGAAGACCGGGCTGCCAAACTGGCGGAGAAACGCCTGCTGGACCTGGTTCTTCCCGGCCAAGGTAAGGATAAGGTGACCCACAATCCCTGGGAGGTCCTCTTCGGAGGTTCGAGAGCAGGTGAAGAGACACCAGGGGAAGAAGACAACCTTAGGGAGAAAAGGGCGATCCTCAAAGAAAAGCTTAAGCGCCGGGAACTGGAAGATATGATGGTCGAGATTGAAGTAGAAGATACCGCCGGTCCGGGAGGAGTGGTCCTGGGCGGCCTGGGGCTGGAGGAGTTGGGCATCAATCTCCAGGATATGCTGGGTAATATGCTGCCCCGGCGCAAGCGCAAGCGCCTGGTAACAGTAGCCGAAGCCCGGCGCATTCTGACACAGCAGGAAGCCGATAAATTAATTGATATGGACGATGTCACGGCCGTCGCCGTCCAGCGGGTCGAACAGGAAGGCATTATCTTCCTGGATGAGATCGATAAAATAGCCGGCCGGGAGAGCAGTCACGGCCCGGATGTTTCCCGGGAAGGGGTCCAGCGGGACATCCTGCCCATTGTTGAAGGCACAACGGTCCAGACCAAATATGGCCCGGTGAAAACCGATCACATCCTGTTTATCGCCGCCGGTGCCTTCCATGTGGCCAAACCAGCGGATCTGATCCCCGAACTCCAGGGACGCTTTCCCCTGCGGGTAGAACTCCAGAGCCTGGACCGGGAAGACTTTCAGCGGATTTTAACAGAACCCAAGAATTCCCTGTTAAAACAGTACAAGGCACTATTGGCAGTTGATGGCATCGAATTACAATTTTCAACCGATGCTATTGCGGAAATTGCCGATATTGCTTATACTGTAAATACTCAAGGCGAAGACATCGGCGCTCGGCGCCTGCACACTATCCTGGAAAAGATACTGCAGGATCTCCTTTTTAACGCCCCGAATGTGCAGGAGCGCCAGGTGGTTATCGATCGCACCTATGTCCGCCGGCAATTAGGTGACATCATGCAGCGCTCCGATGTGCAAGCATATATACTGTAAAGAAAGGAAGATGCTAATCTATGGAAAACCTCCTTGAGCGATCAAGAAAAATCAACCGTCTCCTCCAGCGGGCGGCCGGTAACCCGGTGGACTTTCAAGAAATGGCCAGTGTCATGCGCGATGTGCTGGGGGCCAACACCTATATCGTCGGCCGCCATGCCCGCGTTTTGGGCTACGCCTTTATTGAAGGTTTCACCTGCGACATCATGGAAGAGATTGTCTTCCAGTCCGAGAGGTTCCCGGAACAATACAATGAGCAGTTGTTGCGCATTGATGAAACCCAGGCCAACTTCTGCCAGGTGGGTAATGGCTGCGTTTTTGATATGGACAAAAAATGCGTCTTTAACAACAAGCTGACGACAGTCGTACCCATTATCGGCGGTGGCCAGCGCCTGGGAACCCTGGTCCTGTCCAAATTCAATGTCCGCTTTGATGATGAAGACCTGGTCCTGGCCGAGTACGGGGCTACAGTAGTTGGTATGGAGATCCTGCGGGCTAAAGCCGATAAAATCGAGGATGAGGCGCGGAAACGGGCTGCCGTCCATGTAGCCCTGGCCACCCTGTCCTATTCCGAACTGGAGGCCGTGGAGCATATCTTTGCCGAACTGGACGGCGATGAAGGTATCCTGGTGGCCAGTAAGATCGCCGATCGGGCGGGCATTACCCGTTCGGTCATTGTCAACGCTCTGCGTAAATTTGAGAGCGCCGGGGTTATCGAGTCCAAGTCTCTGGGTATGAAGGGCACCTATATCCGTGTCCTCAATGATCACCTGCTAGAAGAACTGGAAAAGCTGCGCCATTAATACCTGCGGTCGCGGCCTGTTACTATGGTAGCCATTACTGCCTTAGACTTGCCGGCACCAGAGGTTTATGCTATACTAACCTCTGGTGTTTGATTCCACACGCGCCGGACGCCGGGAGTAGTGCCGCCTAAAAGCGGTTCCCCCGGCCGGATGAAGGTGGCGGCGGTATAAACTAAAGGAGGTGTATTTCATGGCGATAATCTCCATGAAACAGTTGCTGGAGGCCGGTGTCCACTTCGGCCACCAGACCAGGCGCTGGAATCCTAAAATGGCGCCCTATATCTTTACCGAGCGTAACGGGATCTATATCATTGATCTCCAGCGCACCGTCAAGAAGATCGAAGAGGCCTATAATTTTGTCCGCGATCTCTCCCGGGACGGTGGTAAAATCCTCTTCGTCGGGACCAAGAAACAGGCCCAGGAAGCCGTCAAAGAAGAAGCCGAACGCTGTGGCATGTTCTATGTCAACGTCCGCTGGTTGGGTGGGACTTTGACCAATTTCCAGACCATTCGCAAGCGGGTCGACCGCCTGAGGGAACTGGAACGGATGGAGGAAGAAGGTACCTTTGACCTCCTCCCCAAAAAAGAAGTCGCCCAACTGCGCGGCGAAAGGGAGAAGTTAGAACGTTTCCTGGGCGGGATTAAGGAAATGAAAAACCTACCCGACGCCCTCTTTATAATTGACCCGCGTAAAGAACGCATCGCCGTGGCCGAGGGCCGACGGCTGGGCATACCCATTGTAGCCATTGTGGATACCAACTGTGACCCTGATGAAATTGATTACGTAATCCCGGGCAATGATGATGCTATCCGGGCGGTGCGCCTTCTGACCAGCAAAATGGCTGACGCTGTCATTGAAGGCCAGCAGGGCCAGGATCAACCCGAGGAAGTAGTAGGCGAATAGCATTACAGGGGGTCATCAT
Proteins encoded in this region:
- the trmFO gene encoding methylenetetrahydrofolate--tRNA-(uracil(54)-C(5))-methyltransferase (FADH(2)-oxidizing) TrmFO; translation: MPDKVTIIGGGLAGSEAAWQAARRGVAVELWEMRPEKLTPAHSTGYLAELVCSNSLRADSLENAAGLLKAEMRQAGSLIMAVAATCRVPAGKALAVDREEFAARVTAAIESHPGITLVREEMQVIPGDGVVIIATGPLTSPAMTRALQEFAGAEYLYFYDAAAPIVTAESLDYSRIFRASRYGRGEDYLNCPFNQEEYEAFYQALVAAERHAGHEFEAEVVFEGCMPVEVMAARGKDTLRFGPLRPVGLIDPATGQEPYAVVQLRQDNAAGTLYNLVGFQTSLRWGEQERVFRLIPGLQEAEFVRFGVMHRNTYINSPLLLQPTLQLKAEPRIFLAGQLTGVEGYIESAACGLVAGINAARYVRGEEPLVPSTFTAHGALLHYITDPTHTPFQPMHINYGLLPPLEKRIRNRAERNRDLADRALKIWAGSGEFSGN
- the xerC gene encoding tyrosine recombinase XerC, with translation MPGDPFAEALEGFITYLQGEKQASPATIDAYRVDIEQFAAFVTKRLDAKAGPAKVDIWLVRRYLGWLNQLGRQRASINRKLAALRAFYRFLLRTEQITSNPIVLLSGLRKEKKLPRYLGHGEIDKLLSIPATTALGLRDRAILETLYSSGIRVAELVGLDQEDLDLEAGYARVLGKGRRERIVPLGRYAVKTLQDYLHRGRPQLAIRRNPPEAEALFLNHLGGRLTVRGVRERLHHYVEKAALTAGISPHTLRHTFATHLLEGGADLRVVQELLGHVRLATTQIYTHVSQARLREVYQQFHPRATCTNPDREG
- the hslV gene encoding ATP-dependent protease subunit HslV; translation: MEGTTIIAVRHQGRVALAGDGQVTFGNTIMKHKARKVRRLYQDRVLAGFAGSVADAFTLFEKFEAKLEAFHGNLQRAAVELGKDWRTDRFLRRLEAMLVVADKEHLLIISGSGEIVEPDDGIAAIGSGGPYALAAARALVAHTSLGAGEIAREAMNIAAAICIYTNNNIIVEEL
- the hslU gene encoding ATP-dependent protease ATPase subunit HslU, with protein sequence MEFTPRQIVAELDRYIIGQEEAKKCVAVALRNRYRRQKLSPELRDEVLPKNIIMIGPTGVGKTEIARRLAKMVGAPFLKVEATRFTEVGYVGRDVESMIRELVENAVRMVKIEKRAEVEDRAAKLAEKRLLDLVLPGQGKDKVTHNPWEVLFGGSRAGEETPGEEDNLREKRAILKEKLKRRELEDMMVEIEVEDTAGPGGVVLGGLGLEELGINLQDMLGNMLPRRKRKRLVTVAEARRILTQQEADKLIDMDDVTAVAVQRVEQEGIIFLDEIDKIAGRESSHGPDVSREGVQRDILPIVEGTTVQTKYGPVKTDHILFIAAGAFHVAKPADLIPELQGRFPLRVELQSLDREDFQRILTEPKNSLLKQYKALLAVDGIELQFSTDAIAEIADIAYTVNTQGEDIGARRLHTILEKILQDLLFNAPNVQERQVVIDRTYVRRQLGDIMQRSDVQAYIL
- the codY gene encoding GTP-sensing pleiotropic transcriptional regulator CodY, which encodes MENLLERSRKINRLLQRAAGNPVDFQEMASVMRDVLGANTYIVGRHARVLGYAFIEGFTCDIMEEIVFQSERFPEQYNEQLLRIDETQANFCQVGNGCVFDMDKKCVFNNKLTTVVPIIGGGQRLGTLVLSKFNVRFDDEDLVLAEYGATVVGMEILRAKADKIEDEARKRAAVHVALATLSYSELEAVEHIFAELDGDEGILVASKIADRAGITRSVIVNALRKFESAGVIESKSLGMKGTYIRVLNDHLLEELEKLRH
- the rpsB gene encoding 30S ribosomal protein S2, with amino-acid sequence MAIISMKQLLEAGVHFGHQTRRWNPKMAPYIFTERNGIYIIDLQRTVKKIEEAYNFVRDLSRDGGKILFVGTKKQAQEAVKEEAERCGMFYVNVRWLGGTLTNFQTIRKRVDRLRELERMEEEGTFDLLPKKEVAQLRGEREKLERFLGGIKEMKNLPDALFIIDPRKERIAVAEGRRLGIPIVAIVDTNCDPDEIDYVIPGNDDAIRAVRLLTSKMADAVIEGQQGQDQPEEVVGE